One Tolypothrix bouteillei VB521301 DNA window includes the following coding sequences:
- a CDS encoding glycoside hydrolase family 140 protein, which translates to MRHKKPTFFYATLISLFLISGTTAQELEPLPDRLIVGKDRRFLYQKEGTKPFFYLGDTAWELFHRLNREEADLYLRDRASKGFTVIQAVVLAEVDGLNTPNPYGDKPLKNNDPTQPNEAYFQHVDYIVNRAAELGLYIGMLPTWGDKWNKAWGVGPEIFNPTNAEAYGRYLGNRYKDKPIIWILGGDRNPDREEHLAIIRAMAKGLQTGHKGKHLMTFHPQGGSSSSIWFQKDEWLAFNMFQSGHTQPNLPNYEATLQDYALNPPKPVLDGEPRYEDHPIGWNPEKGWFDNADVRQAAYWSMLSGALGHTYGNHNIWQMWQEGREPISSARTPWRKALKHPGSTEMGYMRRLFESRPFNQLVPDSAMIVGPAGDGADRIAAARAANGLFAFIYTPTGQSINADLRKITGSEVQAYWFNPRTGRSRVIGKFSNKSTQRFQPSTSGRGNDWVLVLDSVN; encoded by the coding sequence ATGCGACACAAAAAACCCACTTTTTTTTATGCTACTCTCATCTCCTTGTTCTTGATCTCTGGCACGACTGCCCAGGAACTAGAACCTTTACCAGATCGCCTGATTGTGGGCAAGGATCGACGGTTTTTATACCAAAAAGAAGGAACCAAACCCTTCTTTTATCTAGGAGATACAGCTTGGGAATTATTTCACAGATTAAATCGGGAAGAAGCCGATCTTTATCTGCGAGATCGAGCGTCTAAGGGCTTTACAGTCATTCAGGCGGTGGTGCTAGCAGAAGTTGATGGGCTAAATACACCGAATCCTTACGGTGACAAACCTTTAAAGAATAACGATCCCACCCAACCTAACGAAGCTTATTTCCAGCACGTGGATTACATTGTGAACAGAGCTGCGGAGTTGGGTCTGTATATCGGTATGTTGCCTACCTGGGGAGATAAATGGAACAAAGCTTGGGGTGTGGGACCGGAAATATTTAACCCCACCAATGCTGAGGCTTATGGTAGATACCTGGGGAATCGGTATAAGGATAAACCCATTATTTGGATTTTGGGGGGCGATCGAAATCCAGATCGAGAAGAGCATCTCGCTATCATTCGTGCAATGGCAAAAGGATTGCAGACGGGACATAAAGGCAAACATTTAATGACTTTTCATCCTCAAGGGGGAAGTAGTTCATCTATATGGTTCCAGAAGGATGAATGGTTGGCTTTTAATATGTTCCAGTCAGGACATACTCAACCCAATCTGCCTAACTATGAAGCCACGCTTCAAGATTACGCGCTGAATCCACCCAAACCAGTGCTAGATGGCGAACCACGATATGAGGATCACCCAATTGGCTGGAATCCTGAGAAAGGTTGGTTTGATAATGCCGATGTCAGACAGGCTGCGTATTGGTCAATGCTATCGGGAGCGTTAGGTCACACCTACGGCAACCATAACATATGGCAAATGTGGCAGGAAGGACGCGAGCCTATCTCCTCTGCTAGAACACCGTGGCGTAAAGCATTAAAACATCCCGGTTCAACAGAAATGGGATATATGCGTCGATTATTTGAATCGAGACCCTTTAACCAGTTAGTACCCGATTCCGCGATGATTGTAGGACCAGCAGGAGATGGTGCCGATCGGATCGCAGCCGCTCGTGCGGCAAATGGTTTGTTTGCGTTCATCTACACTCCAACTGGTCAATCAATTAATGCCGATCTTCGTAAAATAACCGGCAGTGAGGTCCAAGCGTACTGGTTTAATCCGCGTACCGGGCGATCGAGGGTAATCGGCAAATTTTCAAATAAGAGCACGCAAAGGTTTCAACCTTCTACGTCGGGTCGTGGTAATGACTGGGTACTGGTATTAGACAGTGTAAATTAG
- a CDS encoding GNAT family N-acetyltransferase, with translation MVIFRYFSFLSIIKLAQSWVIECDREIVACAVVKNCQQYSELFRLYVKYSHRNKGLGTCLVKTLLKDVNKPVYVVSVPKALYFYRRLGFVPIPKYRLPQIYSQLSRQGSIILGFIKGGSDQ, from the coding sequence ATGGTTATCTTCAGGTATTTTTCCTTCTTATCAATTATTAAATTAGCACAATCATGGGTTATTGAATGCGATCGCGAAATTGTAGCTTGTGCAGTCGTTAAAAATTGCCAGCAGTATTCAGAACTTTTCAGGTTGTATGTTAAGTATAGTCATCGAAACAAAGGTTTAGGGACTTGTTTGGTGAAAACTCTTTTGAAAGACGTCAATAAACCTGTTTATGTTGTGTCCGTTCCCAAAGCGCTTTATTTTTATAGGCGTCTCGGTTTTGTACCAATCCCCAAGTATAGATTGCCACAAATATACAGTCAACTTTCTCGCCAAGGGTCAATCATCCTGGGATTTATCAAGGGAGGAAGCGACCAATAA
- a CDS encoding GNAT family N-acetyltransferase, translating into MPSDFKIRTAEPQDRPVLVKLMEMLQDVESEFHPNRPSGSQIGNEHFAYLEEIVKKQDGQIYVAQSEERIIGFVVCFVEELDEGDLHVVEKERKYGYISDLYVLPTTRARGVGTALMTAAENWFIDLKLEVVRVGLLCSNERAAMFYRKAGYQPYEIVYEKHL; encoded by the coding sequence ATGCCATCTGATTTTAAAATTCGCACTGCCGAACCTCAAGATCGTCCGGTGTTAGTGAAACTAATGGAAATGCTTCAAGATGTTGAATCTGAATTTCATCCTAACAGACCATCAGGTTCTCAGATTGGGAATGAGCATTTTGCGTATCTTGAAGAAATTGTTAAGAAGCAAGACGGTCAGATTTACGTAGCCCAGTCCGAGGAACGCATCATTGGTTTTGTAGTCTGTTTTGTAGAAGAACTTGATGAAGGAGACTTGCACGTTGTTGAAAAGGAGCGAAAATATGGTTACATCTCCGATTTATACGTTTTGCCAACAACGCGAGCGCGGGGAGTCGGTACTGCACTGATGACAGCCGCTGAGAATTGGTTCATCGATTTAAAGTTGGAAGTTGTCAGAGTCGGTTTATTATGTAGCAATGAAAGAGCAGCGATGTTCTACCGTAAAGCAGGGTATCAACCCTATGAAATCGTTTATGAGAAGCATCTTTAA
- a CDS encoding TetR/AcrR family transcriptional regulator, whose amino-acid sequence MKEVDTKTQILDVAQDLIQRLGVNGMSYQDISEVVGIRKASIHTHFPKKDDLLAALLDRYNDRFFRIVDGILASSDSSEVKLRRYCGLYEATLSNGSQDKVCLCAMLGAELATLNHPSVERIRQFYQANEEKLATLLEDGCQDGSFRFTGDIRAMAALIFELLEGGMLIARVRGGAAHFHRTIEQLMQLVKG is encoded by the coding sequence ATGAAGGAAGTAGATACTAAAACACAAATTCTTGATGTAGCTCAAGATCTGATTCAGCGTCTCGGCGTGAATGGGATGAGCTATCAAGACATTAGCGAAGTTGTCGGCATTCGCAAGGCAAGTATTCATACCCATTTTCCTAAAAAAGACGATTTACTGGCGGCGCTACTTGACCGATACAACGATCGCTTCTTCAGAATTGTAGATGGTATTCTTGCTTCTAGCGATTCGTCAGAGGTAAAACTGCGGCGATATTGCGGTTTGTATGAAGCCACCCTGAGTAATGGGAGCCAAGATAAAGTATGTTTGTGTGCGATGTTAGGGGCAGAATTAGCAACCCTGAACCATCCTTCTGTAGAACGGATTCGTCAGTTCTATCAAGCAAATGAAGAAAAGCTAGCTACTCTGCTTGAGGATGGTTGTCAGGATGGTAGTTTTCGGTTTACTGGAGACATCCGAGCTATGGCAGCTTTAATCTTTGAGTTATTGGAGGGAGGAATGCTAATTGCTCGTGTTCGAGGTGGAGCAGCGCATTTCCATAGGACGATCGAGCAATTGATGCAGTTAGTCAAAGGCTAA
- a CDS encoding NADPH-dependent F420 reductase — MTTIGILGTGRMGVRLAEMFARAGQQVILGSRDPNRSAVIVSGLGQTTLSSGSYQDAADADIVLPAIFLRDGMLETLEPLRNQLDGKVYVDISNPFNDTYTDFILPWDTSGAEQIQHRFPKTRVVGAFKNVWWEVFDEPTFGDTVSDVFVVSDDESAKAASIQVAENTPFRYIDAGRLKNARTIERMTLLSGELGQRYGFFPRMNYKLLGETWTPGQRDRVASLISVSSTLS; from the coding sequence ATGACGACAATCGGAATTTTAGGAACTGGCAGAATGGGCGTGCGTTTGGCAGAGATGTTTGCTCGAGCAGGGCAACAAGTAATCCTAGGTTCTCGCGATCCAAACCGTTCTGCTGTAATTGTGAGTGGGTTAGGTCAAACAACCTTGTCATCTGGCAGTTATCAAGATGCAGCCGATGCCGATATTGTCTTGCCTGCGATATTTTTAAGAGATGGGATGTTGGAGACGTTGGAACCCTTGCGGAATCAGCTAGATGGCAAGGTGTATGTGGATATTTCTAACCCGTTCAACGACACTTACACCGATTTTATTTTGCCCTGGGATACAAGCGGAGCAGAACAGATTCAACACCGTTTTCCCAAAACACGAGTTGTAGGAGCGTTCAAAAATGTCTGGTGGGAAGTGTTTGATGAACCGACGTTTGGCGATACCGTCAGCGATGTATTTGTTGTCAGTGATGATGAATCCGCGAAAGCAGCGTCGATCCAAGTGGCAGAAAACACACCTTTTCGCTACATCGATGCGGGTCGCTTGAAGAACGCCCGCACGATTGAACGCATGACGTTGCTGAGTGGGGAATTAGGACAGCGCTATGGTTTCTTTCCCCGCATGAACTACAAACTGCTAGGCGAAACTTGGACACCCGGACAGCGCGATCGTGTGGCTTCATTGATTTCAGTCAGTTCCACCCTATCCTAA
- a CDS encoding P-loop ATPase, Sll1717 family, with protein sequence MTSIVSPEQIENLLINELQTRDPRAQVKVKRTTLGWLTIQVITSFFEGNTTEEREEKIDKILETIDMNLSQYPIAGYDFLTPKEANEQQPEYIQLPLWSDILMASDANQPIQLEEDSPKRPLVVTFYSFKGGVGRSTALGLVAGILASRNRRVVMVDFDLEAPGISVLFRSDVENFNQEQFGVVDYIYQRYLTPEENFPSLEDCIFQVNLPTRGELFLVPVGEYDENYIHRLAELDRRTLQQFYTSTNNPIRQLIEDIKKQLNPDVILIDARPGFNDTNAIALFDLADTAIICFSPTDQSFEGLRWVVRAAGKQRDYQGKPDLRFLLTPMPPVAAEQRQIWISKVEKWLEENWILPRGITVNEVYYQVPYNPNITTLYSLINDVPLSLLNDYLPLADAIDASLPDIQPNVATTIVQNPDTILNELQFEAARAQDLEADSIPNIFQSTEDFPQFLKNRTWLIRGAKGTGKSLLFRLFVEQPEKAKDLARLDVDLSNVNFIPGHGEPRLLGPILESRDLESYERQVGENSWATFWLNYALLQLCHSIPELQLLTNLDEQLIALSSQDNPSHTSIVSWLVEHTHSPQAASKAIDELRAIDNWLQTNNLRAWLLYDELDASFGSSQQDYVRRRRALEALLAWWLESGTSLKCIVPKIFLREDIWEQLNFTNKGHYVGRSVQLRWGEVDLWRLVLRQVLNSSDTLSRSLEQNLGVTIARLNTIELEQLRRSLYPLWGERMGRTKKAYTYNWIRTRIADGQKNCFPRSLILLLKEAVKREKGFSTKYNPEVLLRPKALIDAFPYVSEQRVDEVRNEYPELEEYLSRLQGERSPIDSNRLTEIWNITDSALALRVKDMVDAGIFTERSRPQDPTPRVYAVAELYLYGLKMVRKGQR encoded by the coding sequence ATGACTTCAATTGTATCACCAGAACAAATTGAGAACCTTTTGATTAATGAGTTACAAACTCGCGATCCAAGAGCGCAAGTCAAGGTCAAGCGTACCACATTGGGATGGCTCACAATTCAAGTTATTACCAGTTTTTTTGAAGGAAATACAACAGAAGAACGTGAAGAAAAAATTGATAAAATCTTAGAAACTATAGATATGAACTTGAGCCAGTATCCAATTGCTGGTTATGATTTTTTAACTCCAAAAGAAGCAAACGAACAACAGCCAGAATATATACAATTGCCTCTTTGGTCTGATATTTTAATGGCTTCAGACGCCAACCAACCAATTCAATTAGAAGAAGACAGTCCGAAGCGTCCATTAGTAGTTACTTTTTACTCTTTTAAAGGAGGAGTTGGTCGCTCTACTGCTTTAGGATTGGTAGCAGGTATACTTGCAAGTCGCAATCGTCGAGTCGTGATGGTCGATTTCGACTTGGAAGCCCCTGGAATTTCAGTTTTATTTCGCTCTGATGTTGAAAACTTCAATCAAGAGCAATTTGGTGTTGTCGATTATATATATCAACGATATTTAACTCCCGAAGAGAATTTTCCCAGCCTTGAGGACTGTATATTTCAAGTCAACTTACCAACTAGAGGCGAACTTTTTTTAGTACCAGTTGGAGAATATGATGAAAATTATATTCATAGATTGGCAGAACTTGATAGGAGAACATTACAACAATTTTATACAAGTACAAATAATCCTATCAGGCAACTGATAGAAGACATCAAAAAGCAACTGAATCCAGATGTTATTTTAATTGATGCGCGTCCTGGTTTTAATGATACAAACGCGATCGCATTATTCGACCTAGCTGATACTGCCATCATTTGCTTTTCGCCTACCGACCAAAGCTTTGAAGGGTTGCGCTGGGTTGTACGGGCGGCTGGAAAACAGCGTGACTATCAGGGAAAGCCAGATCTACGCTTTTTACTAACACCCATGCCACCTGTTGCAGCCGAACAGCGTCAAATTTGGATAAGTAAAGTTGAAAAATGGCTCGAAGAAAACTGGATTTTGCCTCGTGGTATAACCGTGAATGAAGTTTACTATCAAGTTCCTTATAACCCTAACATTACAACTTTATACAGTCTAATTAATGACGTTCCTCTAAGTTTGCTAAACGACTACTTGCCACTTGCAGATGCAATTGATGCTAGCTTACCTGATATTCAACCCAATGTAGCAACTACAATTGTTCAAAATCCTGATACAATATTGAACGAGTTGCAATTTGAAGCAGCAAGAGCACAAGATTTAGAAGCAGATAGTATTCCAAATATATTCCAGAGTACAGAAGATTTTCCACAATTTCTTAAGAACCGAACTTGGCTGATACGAGGAGCTAAAGGAACTGGTAAAAGTTTATTATTTAGATTATTTGTAGAGCAGCCAGAAAAAGCAAAAGATTTGGCTCGGCTTGATGTAGATTTAAGTAATGTTAACTTTATACCCGGACACGGTGAGCCTAGACTGCTTGGACCAATTTTAGAAAGCAGGGACTTGGAGAGCTACGAACGACAAGTGGGAGAGAATAGCTGGGCTACCTTTTGGCTAAATTACGCGCTATTGCAACTTTGCCATTCTATACCGGAGTTGCAATTGCTTACTAATTTAGACGAACAGTTAATTGCTTTGAGTTCGCAAGACAACCCTTCACACACATCCATTGTTTCTTGGTTAGTTGAGCATACTCACTCGCCACAAGCAGCTTCAAAAGCTATTGATGAATTGCGTGCGATTGATAACTGGTTGCAAACGAATAATTTACGCGCCTGGTTACTTTATGACGAGTTAGATGCTAGCTTTGGGTCGAGTCAACAGGACTATGTTCGTCGAAGAAGAGCACTGGAAGCTCTGCTTGCATGGTGGTTAGAAAGCGGAACAAGTTTGAAGTGCATTGTACCCAAAATCTTTTTAAGAGAAGATATTTGGGAGCAGCTCAACTTTACCAATAAAGGACATTATGTTGGGCGTTCTGTGCAATTGCGTTGGGGCGAAGTTGACCTCTGGAGACTGGTGCTACGTCAAGTTCTGAATAGTTCTGATACCCTAAGTCGCTCTTTGGAGCAAAATTTGGGAGTGACAATAGCTCGATTAAATACTATCGAGTTAGAGCAATTGCGTAGAAGCTTGTATCCTCTGTGGGGTGAAAGAATGGGTCGGACAAAAAAAGCTTATACCTACAACTGGATTCGTACCCGTATTGCTGATGGTCAAAAAAACTGCTTTCCACGGAGTTTGATATTGCTTTTAAAAGAAGCTGTTAAGCGTGAGAAAGGCTTTTCCACAAAGTACAATCCGGAAGTTCTTCTGCGTCCTAAAGCATTGATTGATGCTTTTCCCTACGTTTCCGAGCAAAGAGTGGATGAAGTACGCAATGAATACCCCGAATTGGAAGAATATTTGAGCAGACTGCAAGGCGAGCGATCGCCTATCGACTCTAACAGACTTACTGAAATATGGAACATAACGGATAGTGCATTAGCTCTTCGTGTAAAAGATATGGTCGATGCTGGTATTTTTACAGAACGCTCTCGTCCTCAAGATCCGACTCCTCGCGTTTATGCTGTTGCTGAATTGTATCTGTACGGATTAAAAATGGTTCGTAAGGGACAAAGGTAA
- the bchH gene encoding magnesium chelatase subunit H translates to MKRIVLVAGFESFNADLYRKAAFLATSRVDELDIRVFSDRDITAKRTEVEAALKGADVFFGSLLFDYDEVLWLRDRISSIPIRLVFESALELMSLTKLGAFAIGDKPKGMPKPVKFILDKFSNGREEDKLAGYISFLKIGPKLLKFVPVQKVQDLRNWLIIYGYWNAGGSENVAALFWTLAEKYLGLKVGEIPAPVETPNMGLLHPDYPGYFESPRQYLEWYYKKIGGEGEGDRGRNFSPSPVVGILLYRKHVVTKQPYIPQLIRRFEEAGLIPLPIFINGVEGHVAVRDWMTTDFESQARQQGRVETPSLSPEAVKVDAIVSTIGFPLVGGPAGSMEAGRQVDVAKRILSAKNVPYIVAAPLLIQDIYSWTRQGIGGLQSVVLYALPELDGAIDTVPLGGLVGEEIYLVPERVHRLIGRVKSWINLRQKPASERKIAIILYGFPPGYGAVGTAALLNVPRSLLKLLYALKEQGYTVGDLPEDGEELIRQIKEADELRWGEEKNFSPAPEGNSSLSVSPSSVNVRTLEKWLGYLRTSRIEKQWKSLTGTGIKTYGDEFHIGGVWLGNVWIGVQPPLGLQGDPMRLMFERDLTPHPQYAAFYKWLQNEFQADAVVHFGMHGTVEWLPGSPLGNTGYSWSDILLGDLPNLYIYAANNPSESILAKRRGYGVLISHNVPPYGRAGLYKELVALRDLISEYREDPKKNYLLKEAICKKILDTGLDADCPFEDAKRLGIAFSVENVRMFSDRVFNDYLAKLYEYLQVLENRLFSSGLHVLGEAPGEEELGSYLEAYFGNELQSRKEEEGLIRELLSQTTDELANLLRGLNGEYIPPAPGGDLLRDGAGVLPTGRNIHALDPYRMPSPAACERGREIGQKIIVQHLQEHGAYPETVAVMLWGLDAIKTKGESLGILLELVGAEPVKEGTGRIVRYELKSLAEVGHPRIDVLANLSGIFRDSFVNIIELLDDLFLRAAEAEEPEEQNFIRKHALALKAQGVENVSARLFSNPAGDFGSLVNDRVVDSNWESGDELGDTWKGRNVFSYGRQDKGQARPEVLTQLLQSTSRIVQEIDSVEYGLTDIQEYYANTGGLKKAAEKQRGQKVTTSFVESFSKDTTPRNLDDLLRMEYRTKLLNPKWAEAMASQGSGGAYEISQRMTALIGWGGTADFTDDWVYDQAADTYALDGEMAEKLRQANPEAFRNIVARMLEANGRGFWQASEEKLQKLRELYELTDEQLEGVTTS, encoded by the coding sequence ATGAAACGTATTGTCCTGGTTGCTGGGTTTGAATCGTTCAACGCTGACTTGTACCGTAAGGCGGCTTTTTTGGCTACCTCCCGCGTGGATGAGTTGGATATTCGGGTGTTTAGCGATCGCGACATAACCGCAAAGCGTACTGAGGTAGAAGCAGCTTTAAAAGGTGCTGATGTCTTTTTTGGCAGTTTGCTGTTCGATTATGACGAGGTACTGTGGTTGCGCGATCGCATCTCTAGTATCCCCATCCGCCTGGTATTTGAATCAGCATTAGAATTAATGAGTTTAACCAAACTGGGTGCATTTGCCATTGGGGATAAGCCTAAAGGAATGCCTAAACCAGTAAAGTTTATTCTGGACAAATTTAGCAATGGGCGAGAAGAAGACAAGCTAGCAGGGTACATTAGTTTTCTAAAAATAGGACCAAAGTTATTAAAATTTGTGCCAGTACAAAAAGTACAAGATTTACGTAACTGGCTAATTATATATGGATATTGGAATGCAGGCGGCTCGGAGAACGTCGCTGCTTTATTTTGGACATTAGCAGAAAAATATTTGGGTTTGAAAGTTGGGGAGATTCCCGCACCAGTAGAAACCCCAAATATGGGGCTGTTACATCCCGACTACCCCGGTTATTTTGAATCACCCCGTCAGTATTTGGAGTGGTACTACAAGAAGATTGGGGGAGAGGGAGAAGGAGACAGGGGGAGGAATTTTTCCCCCTCCCCAGTTGTTGGAATTCTTCTATACCGCAAACACGTTGTGACAAAACAACCTTACATTCCCCAACTGATTCGCCGTTTTGAAGAAGCAGGTTTAATACCTTTACCTATCTTTATTAATGGTGTAGAAGGTCATGTAGCCGTGCGGGATTGGATGACAACGGATTTTGAAAGCCAAGCCAGACAACAAGGACGTGTAGAAACTCCTTCCCTTTCTCCAGAAGCTGTTAAAGTTGATGCGATCGTTTCTACAATTGGCTTTCCCTTAGTTGGTGGTCCTGCGGGTTCTATGGAAGCAGGGCGTCAAGTGGATGTAGCAAAACGCATTCTCAGTGCTAAAAATGTACCTTATATTGTTGCTGCACCGCTACTGATTCAAGATATTTACTCGTGGACGCGTCAGGGAATTGGGGGTTTGCAAAGTGTTGTTTTATACGCATTACCAGAATTAGATGGAGCAATTGATACAGTTCCCCTCGGTGGATTGGTAGGAGAAGAGATTTATTTAGTTCCGGAAAGAGTACACCGGCTCATCGGGAGAGTGAAAAGTTGGATTAATCTGCGACAAAAACCAGCGTCTGAAAGAAAAATTGCAATTATTCTCTACGGTTTTCCCCCTGGTTATGGTGCTGTGGGAACAGCTGCATTGTTGAATGTACCCCGCAGTCTTTTAAAGTTGCTTTATGCGCTTAAAGAGCAAGGTTATACTGTTGGAGATTTACCAGAAGATGGGGAAGAGTTGATTCGCCAGATAAAAGAAGCGGATGAGTTAAGATGGGGAGAAGAAAAAAATTTCTCCCCCGCTCCAGAAGGAAACTCGAGTCTCTCTGTGTCTCCTTCCTCTGTCAATGTCCGCACTTTAGAAAAATGGTTGGGATATCTCCGCACATCCCGGATTGAAAAACAATGGAAATCTCTAACGGGAACGGGTATTAAAACTTATGGTGATGAATTTCACATTGGTGGTGTTTGGCTGGGAAATGTATGGATAGGAGTACAGCCACCGTTGGGATTGCAAGGCGACCCCATGCGCTTGATGTTTGAACGGGATTTAACGCCTCATCCCCAATATGCTGCTTTTTATAAATGGTTGCAAAATGAGTTTCAAGCTGATGCTGTGGTTCATTTTGGAATGCACGGTACTGTAGAATGGTTGCCTGGTTCTCCTTTGGGGAATACGGGTTATTCTTGGTCTGATATTTTGTTGGGAGATTTGCCGAATCTATATATATATGCAGCGAATAACCCTTCTGAATCTATTTTGGCAAAGCGTCGCGGTTATGGGGTGTTGATTTCTCACAACGTACCTCCTTACGGTCGTGCGGGGTTGTATAAGGAGTTAGTGGCGTTGCGGGATTTGATTTCGGAGTATCGCGAAGATCCAAAAAAGAATTATCTGCTGAAAGAGGCAATTTGTAAGAAAATTCTGGATACGGGTTTGGATGCGGATTGTCCTTTTGAAGATGCTAAGCGTTTGGGAATCGCGTTTAGCGTCGAGAACGTTCGGATGTTTAGCGATCGCGTTTTTAACGATTATCTTGCAAAGTTATATGAGTATTTGCAGGTTCTGGAGAATCGGTTGTTCTCTTCTGGATTACATGTTTTAGGGGAAGCACCTGGTGAGGAGGAGTTAGGGTCTTATTTAGAGGCTTATTTTGGGAACGAACTACAGAGTCGCAAAGAAGAGGAGGGGTTGATTAGAGAGTTATTGAGTCAAACAACAGATGAGTTGGCGAATTTGTTGCGAGGGTTGAATGGGGAGTATATTCCTCCTGCACCGGGAGGGGATTTATTGCGGGATGGTGCTGGTGTTTTGCCCACGGGTAGAAATATTCATGCTTTAGATCCTTACAGAATGCCATCTCCAGCTGCTTGCGAGCGAGGACGAGAAATTGGGCAAAAAATCATTGTTCAGCATTTGCAAGAACATGGGGCGTATCCGGAAACTGTAGCGGTGATGCTGTGGGGTTTGGACGCTATTAAGACAAAGGGAGAATCTTTGGGGATTCTTTTAGAGTTGGTAGGTGCGGAACCCGTGAAAGAAGGTACGGGGCGGATTGTCAGGTATGAGTTGAAGTCTTTGGCGGAGGTGGGACATCCCCGCATAGATGTTTTGGCAAATTTATCGGGAATTTTTCGGGATAGTTTTGTCAATATTATCGAGTTGTTGGACGATTTGTTTCTTCGGGCTGCTGAGGCTGAGGAACCGGAGGAGCAAAATTTCATTAGAAAGCATGCTCTTGCGTTGAAGGCGCAAGGGGTGGAAAATGTATCGGCTAGGTTATTTTCTAATCCGGCTGGTGATTTTGGTTCTTTAGTAAACGATCGGGTGGTTGATAGTAATTGGGAATCTGGGGATGAGTTGGGGGATACTTGGAAGGGTCGCAATGTGTTTAGTTATGGAAGACAGGACAAGGGTCAAGCCAGACCGGAGGTTTTGACTCAGCTTTTGCAGAGTACCAGTCGCATTGTTCAAGAAATTGATTCTGTGGAATATGGTTTGACTGACATTCAGGAGTACTATGCCAATACGGGTGGTTTGAAGAAAGCTGCTGAAAAACAGCGCGGTCAAAAGGTGACAACGAGTTTTGTGGAGAGTTTCTCGAAGGATACGACACCTCGGAATTTAGACGATCTGTTGAGGATGGAGTATCGGACTAAGTTACTAAATCCGAAATGGGCGGAAGCAATGGCGAGTCAGGGTTCGGGGGGTGCTTATGAAATTTCCCAACGGATGACAGCCTTGATTGGTTGGGGCGGTACTGCAGATTTTACGGATGATTGGGTGTATGACCAAGCTGCTGATACTTATGCTTTAGATGGAGAAATGGCAGAGAAATTGCGTCAGGCAAATCCGGAAGCGTTCAGGAATATTGTAGCAAGGATGTTGGAGGCAAATGGGCGGGGTTTCTGGCAAGCGAGTGAAGAGAAGTTGCAGAAGTTACGCGAGTTGTATGAATTGACGGACGAGCAATTGGAGGGGGTAACGACTTCATAA
- a CDS encoding RNA polymerase sigma factor, with product MRSYQSDLLSRIITNAMDKSSNDIYGVRGFIIKRIQQFNLNAEINYTTVLAEAYYRIYAQIINKDKEIQNMESYIRKVAINFLIETLRKRQREWNCGQRLARMSLKEHLNAEYEKLDKAFTKSQIAKALKKLEKRQRTLFRLRVYADWSYGDIATYFVRLGWEQSSNSTTHNKLSKQYSRILEKLRDSLSEL from the coding sequence GTGCGTAGCTACCAAAGCGATTTACTCAGCCGCATTATTACCAATGCTATGGATAAAAGCTCCAATGATATTTACGGTGTGCGAGGCTTTATTATAAAGCGTATCCAACAATTCAATCTCAACGCAGAAATCAACTATACAACTGTCCTGGCTGAAGCCTATTATCGGATATACGCTCAAATTATCAATAAAGATAAAGAAATTCAAAATATGGAAAGCTATATTAGAAAGGTTGCTATCAATTTTCTAATAGAAACTCTTCGGAAGAGGCAAAGAGAGTGGAATTGCGGTCAAAGATTAGCCCGAATGTCTCTGAAGGAACATTTGAATGCAGAATATGAAAAGCTCGACAAAGCCTTTACAAAGTCTCAAATTGCAAAAGCTCTAAAAAAGTTAGAAAAGAGACAAAGAACTCTTTTCAGGTTGAGAGTCTACGCGGATTGGAGCTATGGAGATATTGCTACATATTTTGTTCGATTGGGATGGGAGCAATCGAGTAACAGCACAACACATAATAAATTATCCAAACAGTATTCACGAATATTGGAGAAACTGCGGGATTCTTTAAGTGAATTGTAA